The following proteins are co-located in the Microbacterium sp. Clip185 genome:
- the murD gene encoding UDP-N-acetylmuramoyl-L-alanine--D-glutamate ligase, translating into MARAIVSTARLDGLNSWHADWKGLRVVVLGLSMTGFSVADTLAELGADVLVVSESADEEYARLLPVIGAELWTGSLDTVPDALIAHRPDLVVASPGFAPHHPVISWTRSEGIGLWGDLELAWRVRDKVPRPDGSPHEWILVTGTNGKTTTTRLTATMLQTAGYRVAPVGNIGVPVLDAVRDPAGFDVLVVEVSSHQLWYLSLQTGPEPVSPWASVCLNLADDHLQWHGSFAAYRDAKAVVYSHTRTACVYNKADEATRLMVEDADVVEGARAIGFDLGMPGPSDLGVVEGILVDRAFLDDRRNSALELTTLEELARQQLAAPHMVANVLAAAALARSVGAEPAAIREALATFRLDPHRIEVIATSAGVTWVDDSKATNPHAAASSLAAYPGAIWIVGGQLKGVDVSDLVATRGVLAKAAVVIGADRTEVLAAFARHAPAVPVFEVVDTETEDVMAQVVELATEIAHDGDVVLLAPAAASFDQFTSYADRGTRFANAVRTRIERDAGGRHDEDQAPPAGA; encoded by the coding sequence ATGGCTCGTGCGATCGTGAGCACCGCTCGTCTGGACGGCCTGAACAGCTGGCATGCGGACTGGAAGGGACTGCGGGTCGTCGTGCTCGGCCTGTCGATGACCGGATTCTCCGTCGCCGACACCCTGGCTGAACTCGGTGCCGACGTGCTCGTGGTCAGCGAGAGCGCCGACGAGGAGTACGCCAGGCTGCTGCCGGTCATCGGCGCCGAGCTGTGGACCGGATCCTTGGACACGGTCCCCGACGCGCTGATCGCACACCGCCCCGACCTCGTCGTCGCCTCGCCGGGGTTCGCCCCGCATCATCCCGTCATCTCCTGGACGAGGTCCGAGGGCATCGGGCTCTGGGGGGACCTCGAGCTGGCATGGCGGGTGCGCGACAAGGTGCCGCGACCCGACGGCTCCCCGCACGAGTGGATCCTGGTCACGGGCACCAACGGCAAGACGACGACGACGCGACTGACCGCGACCATGCTGCAGACCGCGGGCTACCGCGTGGCCCCCGTCGGCAACATCGGCGTGCCGGTCCTGGATGCGGTGCGCGACCCCGCCGGCTTCGACGTCCTCGTGGTCGAGGTGTCCAGCCACCAACTCTGGTACCTGTCGTTGCAGACGGGGCCGGAGCCCGTGTCGCCCTGGGCCAGCGTGTGCCTCAACCTCGCCGACGACCACCTGCAATGGCACGGTTCGTTCGCCGCGTACCGCGACGCGAAGGCCGTCGTCTACTCCCACACCCGCACGGCCTGTGTGTACAACAAGGCCGACGAGGCGACGCGGCTGATGGTCGAGGACGCCGACGTCGTGGAGGGCGCGCGCGCCATCGGCTTCGACCTCGGGATGCCGGGGCCCAGCGACCTCGGCGTCGTGGAGGGAATCCTCGTCGATCGGGCGTTCCTCGATGATCGCCGCAACAGCGCCCTCGAGCTCACGACGCTCGAGGAGCTCGCCCGCCAGCAGCTCGCGGCACCCCACATGGTCGCCAACGTGCTCGCGGCCGCGGCGCTGGCCAGGTCGGTGGGCGCGGAGCCGGCGGCCATCCGTGAAGCGCTCGCGACGTTCCGCCTCGATCCGCACCGTATCGAGGTCATCGCCACATCGGCGGGAGTGACCTGGGTCGACGACTCCAAGGCAACGAATCCGCACGCCGCCGCGTCCTCGCTCGCCGCCTACCCCGGCGCCATCTGGATCGTCGGCGGTCAGTTGAAGGGCGTGGACGTCTCGGACCTCGTCGCCACACGCGGCGTGCTGGCGAAGGCCGCCGTCGTGATCGGCGCCGATCGCACCGAGGTACTGGCGGCGTTCGCGCGACACGCGCCCGCGGTTCCCGTCTTCGAGGTCGTTGACACCGAGACTGAAGACGTCATGGCGCAGGTCGTCGAGCTGGCGACGGAGATCGCGCACGACGGGGACGTGGTTCTGCTCGCCCCCGCCGCCGCATCCTTCGATCAGTTCACGTCCTACGCGGACCGCGGAACGCGCTTCGCGAACGCCGTGCGAACGAGGATCGAAAGGGATGCGGGTGGTCGACACGACGAGGACCAGGCCCCTCCCGCAGGAGCCTGA
- a CDS encoding polyprenyl synthetase family protein translates to MSRTTDAIEAVSQRLDTFFASQQHAAREMGPDALAFVEDVRDTVTGGKRLRARFCVTGWRAVSERVAPGATPPAPVVSTAAALEIFQAAALVHDDLIDNSDTRRGRPAMHRALQAQHTARSWAGDAAAFGRSAALLGGDLLVAFSDDLLEEGLALADHAAAARAEYARMRRDVTIGQYLDIAEESAFAVADDATHAERALRVASLKSARYSVEQPLRIGAALAGADGAQLDALSGFGHPVGMAFQLRDDLLGVFGDEAETGKPSGDDLREGKRTVLIAYARESLGAGPRRTLDELLGDPDLDDQQIAALQRTIIDSGAVDRVEQLITAYVREADRALSAAPLANATVSELRDLARAATERRA, encoded by the coding sequence GTGTCGAGGACCACAGACGCGATCGAAGCGGTTTCCCAGCGACTGGATACGTTCTTCGCATCGCAGCAGCACGCCGCGCGGGAGATGGGCCCCGACGCCCTCGCCTTCGTCGAAGACGTGCGCGACACCGTGACCGGCGGAAAGCGCCTGCGCGCGCGGTTCTGCGTGACGGGCTGGCGCGCCGTCTCAGAGCGCGTCGCGCCCGGAGCGACGCCGCCCGCGCCCGTCGTGTCGACGGCAGCGGCGCTCGAGATCTTCCAGGCCGCGGCCCTCGTCCACGACGACCTCATCGACAACTCGGACACCCGCAGGGGACGCCCCGCCATGCACCGCGCCCTTCAGGCGCAGCACACCGCTCGGTCCTGGGCGGGCGACGCCGCGGCCTTCGGCCGTTCGGCGGCACTGCTCGGCGGCGATCTGCTGGTGGCCTTCAGCGACGACCTCCTCGAGGAGGGGCTCGCTCTCGCCGATCATGCGGCCGCTGCCCGCGCCGAGTACGCCCGGATGCGGCGCGACGTCACCATCGGACAGTATCTGGACATCGCCGAGGAATCCGCCTTCGCCGTGGCCGACGACGCGACGCACGCCGAGCGTGCGCTGCGGGTGGCCTCGCTGAAGTCGGCCCGCTACAGCGTGGAGCAGCCGCTGCGCATCGGCGCGGCCCTGGCCGGTGCCGACGGGGCGCAGCTCGATGCCTTGAGCGGATTCGGGCATCCGGTCGGAATGGCCTTCCAGCTGCGCGACGACCTGCTCGGCGTGTTCGGCGATGAGGCAGAGACCGGCAAACCGTCCGGCGACGACCTGCGCGAGGGGAAGCGCACGGTGCTCATCGCCTATGCACGAGAATCGCTCGGGGCGGGCCCGCGGCGCACGCTCGACGAGCTCTTGGGCGACCCCGATCTCGACGATCAGCAGATCGCGGCGTTGCAGCGCACGATCATCGACAGCGGCGCCGTCGACCGTGTCGAGCAGCTCATCACCGCCTATGTGCGCGAAGCGGACAGGGCACTGTCCGCCGCTCCCCTGGCGAACGCGACGGTCAGCGAACTGCGGGATCTCGCTCGCGCCGCGACCGAGCGACGGGCCTGA
- the rsmH gene encoding 16S rRNA (cytosine(1402)-N(4))-methyltransferase RsmH translates to MDFRDIHTPVLLERCVELLTPALDHEGAVFVDATLGMGGHSEAFLERFSGLRLIGLDRDTDALRIAGERLTRFGDRTTLVHTVYDGLRDAVASAGVDRIDGILFDLGVSSLQLDEAERGFAYAKDAPLDMRMDQSAGVTAADVLATYGEGDLRRIFERYGEEKLAARYARAIIAARQSEPIVRSGRLVEILDAATPAALRNAGHPAKRVFQALRIEVNAELAALERALPAALELLSVGGRIVVLSYQSLEDRFVKRELARASSSTAPAGLPVELPEHAPQFRLLVKGAELASDAERESNPRATPVRLRAAERVREIV, encoded by the coding sequence ATGGACTTCCGCGACATCCACACCCCGGTCCTGCTCGAGCGCTGCGTCGAGCTGCTGACGCCCGCCCTCGATCACGAGGGCGCTGTCTTCGTCGACGCCACGCTCGGCATGGGCGGCCACAGCGAAGCCTTCCTCGAGAGATTCAGCGGCCTTCGGCTGATCGGGCTCGACCGCGACACCGACGCGCTGCGCATCGCGGGGGAGCGGCTGACGCGGTTCGGCGACCGCACGACCCTCGTGCACACGGTGTACGACGGCCTCCGCGACGCCGTCGCTTCGGCGGGTGTCGACCGCATCGACGGCATCCTCTTCGACCTGGGTGTCTCGTCGCTGCAGTTGGATGAGGCCGAGCGCGGTTTCGCCTACGCCAAGGACGCACCGCTGGATATGCGCATGGACCAGTCCGCCGGTGTGACGGCCGCCGATGTCCTGGCCACCTACGGCGAGGGCGATCTCCGCAGGATCTTCGAGCGCTACGGCGAGGAGAAGCTGGCCGCGCGCTACGCACGTGCGATCATCGCCGCACGGCAGAGCGAGCCCATCGTCCGCTCGGGCCGCCTCGTCGAGATCCTCGACGCTGCCACGCCCGCCGCGCTGCGCAACGCGGGGCACCCGGCCAAGCGGGTGTTCCAGGCGCTGCGCATCGAGGTCAACGCGGAACTCGCCGCCCTCGAAAGGGCGCTGCCCGCCGCCCTCGAGCTGCTCTCTGTGGGCGGTCGCATCGTCGTGCTCAGCTACCAGTCACTCGAAGACCGCTTCGTCAAGCGCGAGCTCGCCCGCGCGAGCAGCTCGACGGCCCCCGCTGGTCTGCCCGTCGAGCTTCCCGAGCACGCGCCCCAGTTCCGTCTGCTGGTCAAGGGGGCCGAACTCGCCTCCGACGCCGAGCGCGAATCCAATCCGCGCGCCACCCCGGTACGTCTTCGTGCCGCCGAACGAGTCCGGGAGATCGTATGA
- the mraZ gene encoding division/cell wall cluster transcriptional repressor MraZ, with protein MLLGTHTPKLDDKGRVILPAKFRDDLGGGVVITRGQDRCLYVFATEEFEKVHERIREAPLTNKQARDFLRMFLSGASAEKPDGQNRITIPPALRTYAGLERELVVTGVGAHAEIWDAEAWNSYAESNEETYSEMEQEVIPGLF; from the coding sequence ATGCTGCTCGGCACGCACACCCCCAAGCTCGACGACAAAGGGCGCGTCATCCTCCCGGCCAAGTTCCGCGACGACCTCGGCGGTGGCGTCGTGATCACCCGTGGTCAGGACCGCTGCCTCTACGTCTTCGCGACCGAGGAGTTCGAGAAGGTGCACGAGCGGATCCGCGAGGCGCCGCTCACCAACAAGCAGGCGCGCGATTTCCTGCGCATGTTCCTCTCGGGCGCGAGTGCCGAGAAGCCGGACGGGCAGAACCGCATCACCATCCCGCCGGCGCTTCGCACCTACGCCGGCCTCGAGCGTGAGCTCGTCGTCACCGGTGTCGGAGCGCACGCGGAGATCTGGGACGCCGAGGCGTGGAACTCCTACGCGGAAAGCAATGAAGAGACGTACTCCGAGATGGAGCAGGAGGTGATCCCGGGCCTGTTCTGA
- a CDS encoding DUF3040 domain-containing protein — MPLSEQEQRLLDEMERHLMSNDADVVSAPQGGRALSYRNIVYGTILVLVGLGGLIVGLSTQLIVVGVIGFIVMLAGVIFALTPSKTARPTAAPRAGGSAPRPSAGFMDRMNDRWDRRQEGR; from the coding sequence ATGCCTCTCTCCGAACAAGAGCAGCGCCTGCTCGACGAGATGGAACGCCATCTCATGAGCAATGACGCCGACGTCGTCAGCGCGCCGCAGGGCGGCCGCGCGCTCAGCTACCGCAACATCGTGTACGGCACGATCCTCGTGCTCGTCGGGCTGGGCGGCCTGATCGTCGGACTCTCCACCCAACTGATCGTGGTGGGCGTCATCGGCTTCATCGTCATGCTCGCAGGCGTGATCTTCGCGCTCACCCCCTCGAAGACGGCGCGTCCCACCGCCGCGCCGCGGGCCGGCGGCTCCGCTCCCCGCCCCTCCGCCGGATTCATGGATCGCATGAACGATCGATGGGACCGCCGCCAAGAAGGCCGCTGA
- a CDS encoding peptidoglycan D,D-transpeptidase FtsI family protein, giving the protein MTTRSTRTPRRRTVIALAVVLAVLVAFVVRLVDIQVVNAGEHIDDSLRIAMGGKTTLYGTRGSIVDENGNVLAGSILTYDAELDPSNVGPIERTDDAGNEIEVDWPTVAGEIAQITGQSAEDVQKIVADALAVNPKSQYASLKNGLSTEKYQQLLDLRIPYLTMRPHPARTYPDGAVAGNLVGFVGSDGKPLEGLESAQDSCLAPTEGERVFQKGKDGVIIPGTEQVTPAVDGGTLTLTIDRDLQYYLQQLIAEQATNQGAQHGQIMVVEAKTGKIRAAAEWPTVDPNNVSATAPEDRSSRIFRGTFEPGSTFKALSAATVIDTGAATPTSTVTASGRETFPNGARVQDAIPHGALNYTLAGVLIDSSNVGISKFAEMVPAQTRYDYLQKFGIGQVSGVGFPGEAKGTLRPVDEWDNQTFYNTSFGQGVATTLPQLMGAYQAIANDGTKVPLSLVESCTKADGTVQDTDAGASTQVVSASTASQVRELLENVAVQGGNAKATAISGYRVGLKTGTGEISDGAGYKSGVYFTTMIGMAPVDDPQYIVAVTLDQPTAVRSSAANAAAFQKAMTQVLKTYRVLPSDSQPELLPKIG; this is encoded by the coding sequence ATGACGACGAGAAGCACGCGCACCCCCCGTCGCCGCACCGTCATCGCCCTGGCCGTGGTGCTCGCCGTCCTCGTCGCCTTCGTCGTGCGGCTGGTGGACATCCAGGTGGTCAACGCCGGCGAGCACATCGACGACTCGCTGCGCATCGCAATGGGCGGCAAGACCACTCTGTACGGCACGCGCGGATCGATCGTCGACGAGAACGGCAACGTCCTTGCGGGAAGCATCCTCACCTACGACGCCGAACTCGACCCCAGCAACGTGGGACCGATCGAGCGCACGGACGACGCAGGCAACGAGATCGAGGTCGACTGGCCCACCGTCGCCGGCGAGATCGCCCAGATCACCGGTCAGAGTGCCGAAGACGTGCAGAAGATCGTCGCCGATGCACTCGCGGTGAACCCGAAGTCGCAGTACGCGTCGCTCAAGAACGGGCTCTCGACCGAGAAGTACCAGCAGCTGCTGGATCTGCGCATCCCGTACCTGACGATGCGACCGCATCCGGCCCGCACGTATCCCGACGGCGCCGTCGCCGGCAACCTCGTCGGATTCGTGGGATCCGACGGGAAGCCGCTGGAAGGACTCGAGTCCGCCCAGGATTCGTGCCTGGCACCCACCGAGGGCGAGCGCGTCTTCCAGAAGGGCAAGGACGGCGTCATCATCCCGGGCACCGAGCAGGTGACGCCTGCCGTGGACGGCGGGACGCTCACGTTGACGATCGACCGCGACCTGCAGTACTACCTGCAGCAGCTGATCGCGGAGCAGGCCACGAACCAGGGCGCGCAGCACGGGCAGATCATGGTCGTGGAGGCCAAGACCGGAAAGATCCGCGCTGCGGCGGAGTGGCCGACGGTCGATCCCAACAACGTCTCGGCCACGGCGCCGGAAGACCGCTCCAGCCGTATCTTCCGCGGCACGTTCGAGCCCGGTTCGACATTCAAGGCGCTGTCGGCTGCGACCGTGATCGACACGGGCGCAGCGACGCCGACCTCGACCGTCACCGCCTCCGGGCGCGAGACCTTCCCCAACGGGGCCCGCGTACAGGACGCGATCCCGCACGGGGCGCTGAACTACACGCTGGCGGGCGTGCTCATCGACTCCTCGAACGTGGGTATCTCGAAGTTCGCGGAGATGGTCCCCGCCCAGACGCGATACGACTACCTGCAGAAGTTCGGCATCGGTCAGGTCAGCGGCGTGGGTTTCCCCGGCGAGGCGAAGGGGACGCTGCGTCCCGTCGACGAGTGGGACAACCAGACCTTCTACAACACCTCCTTCGGCCAGGGTGTCGCGACGACCCTGCCGCAGCTCATGGGCGCGTACCAGGCGATCGCGAACGACGGCACGAAGGTGCCGCTGTCCCTGGTCGAATCGTGCACGAAGGCGGACGGCACCGTCCAGGACACGGATGCGGGGGCGAGCACTCAGGTCGTGAGCGCAAGCACGGCGAGCCAGGTGCGAGAGCTGCTCGAGAACGTTGCGGTTCAAGGCGGCAACGCCAAGGCGACGGCCATCAGTGGCTACCGCGTGGGGCTCAAGACCGGAACGGGTGAGATCTCCGACGGCGCCGGCTACAAGAGCGGCGTCTACTTCACGACCATGATCGGCATGGCCCCGGTCGACGACCCGCAGTACATCGTCGCGGTCACCCTCGATCAGCCCACTGCGGTACGCTCGTCTGCGGCCAACGCTGCGGCCTTCCAGAAGGCGATGACCCAGGTCCTGAAGACCTACCGGGTCCTGCCCTCCGACTCGCAGCCCGAGCTGCTGCCGAAGATCGGCTGA
- the ftsW gene encoding putative lipid II flippase FtsW — MRVVDTTRTRPLPQEPEPPKRGLAARVSLGRVFAPVPSEFLLIASTALILTGFGLVMVLSATSATSEDAGGGPYDAVIKQGVFAVIGIPLMFLASRMPLRFWKRMAWPALIGATVFQLLVFTPLGITNDGNQNWIRIAGLQAQPSEFLKVTLAIWLGYILYRKRTLLADWRHVFIPAVPVGIAVIGTVMAGHDLGTAIILVLIMLAGLFFSGVKLRVFLLPLLLFAGGVAYFAISSPDRMRRYMSFLSNDCLADYYGDCYQPLHGIWGLAGGGVFGVGLGNSKEKYSWLPAAANDYIFAIVGEELGLIGCIVVLTLFAIFAVGAFHIVRKTDDPFVRIAAGAITVWIIGQALLNIGVVLRLLPVFGVPLPFLSQGGTSLMSVLIACGVLLSFARTIPHKARSAAAPATRGRIAR, encoded by the coding sequence ATGCGGGTGGTCGACACGACGAGGACCAGGCCCCTCCCGCAGGAGCCTGAGCCCCCCAAGCGAGGACTGGCCGCACGGGTCTCTCTGGGACGCGTCTTCGCCCCCGTTCCCAGCGAGTTCCTGCTCATCGCGTCGACGGCGCTGATCCTGACCGGTTTCGGTCTCGTGATGGTCCTCTCCGCAACCTCGGCGACCAGTGAGGACGCGGGTGGTGGACCCTACGACGCCGTGATCAAGCAGGGCGTGTTCGCGGTGATCGGCATCCCGCTCATGTTCCTGGCCTCCCGCATGCCCCTGCGGTTCTGGAAGCGTATGGCGTGGCCGGCTCTCATCGGGGCGACGGTCTTCCAGCTGCTCGTGTTCACACCGCTGGGAATCACGAACGACGGCAACCAGAACTGGATCCGCATCGCCGGGCTGCAGGCGCAGCCGTCGGAGTTCCTGAAGGTCACCCTCGCGATCTGGCTGGGGTACATCCTCTATCGCAAGCGAACGCTGCTCGCCGACTGGCGCCACGTCTTCATCCCCGCCGTTCCCGTGGGTATCGCCGTCATCGGCACCGTCATGGCCGGCCACGACCTCGGCACCGCCATCATCCTCGTGCTCATCATGCTCGCCGGTCTGTTCTTCTCGGGTGTGAAGCTGCGGGTCTTCCTTCTCCCGCTCCTGCTCTTCGCCGGCGGCGTCGCGTACTTCGCGATCTCGAGCCCCGACCGCATGCGTCGATACATGAGCTTCCTCTCCAACGACTGCCTCGCCGACTACTACGGCGACTGCTATCAGCCGCTGCACGGCATCTGGGGACTGGCCGGCGGCGGCGTGTTCGGCGTGGGCCTGGGTAACTCGAAAGAGAAGTACAGCTGGCTGCCCGCCGCGGCCAACGACTACATCTTCGCGATCGTCGGCGAGGAGTTGGGGCTGATCGGCTGCATCGTCGTGCTCACCCTCTTCGCGATCTTCGCGGTCGGCGCGTTCCACATCGTCCGCAAGACCGACGACCCGTTCGTGCGGATCGCCGCCGGTGCGATCACGGTCTGGATCATCGGCCAGGCGTTGCTGAACATCGGTGTCGTGCTGCGCCTGCTGCCCGTCTTCGGCGTCCCCTTACCGTTCCTGTCACAGGGCGGAACCTCCCTCATGTCGGTGCTCATAGCCTGCGGTGTGCTGCTCTCGTTCGCGCGCACCATCCCGCACAAGGCACGCTCAGCGGCAGCTCCGGCGACGCGTGGCAGAATCGCCCGGTGA
- a CDS encoding Rv2175c family DNA-binding protein translates to MSSDTPVPTEWLALPDLVELTGESLSRVRRLLDEGYLIGSRREGSFRVPSVFLVDGAPLSSLRGTIFALRDAGLTDEEAIDWLLAYEDSIGQAPITSLLQGRKSEVRRIARALG, encoded by the coding sequence GTGAGTTCCGACACCCCTGTCCCCACCGAATGGCTGGCACTGCCCGATCTGGTCGAGCTGACCGGTGAGTCGCTGAGCCGCGTCCGGCGTCTGCTCGACGAGGGCTATCTCATCGGCTCGCGTCGTGAGGGATCCTTCCGCGTGCCGAGCGTGTTCCTCGTCGACGGCGCTCCGCTGTCGTCGCTGCGCGGCACGATCTTCGCGCTGCGGGATGCGGGGCTGACCGACGAGGAGGCGATCGACTGGCTCCTCGCCTACGAGGACTCGATCGGGCAAGCACCCATCACGTCGCTGCTCCAGGGACGCAAGAGCGAAGTGCGTCGCATCGCACGCGCTCTCGGCTGA
- the mraY gene encoding phospho-N-acetylmuramoyl-pentapeptide-transferase, producing MRSLLTAAAISLAFTLFLTPVFLRLFRAWGWGQVIRTPENEHNPSHGAKRGTVTMGGTIFIVGSLVGYFIGTYAGGNPPTISGLLVIWMMVGFGIVGFIDDFMKVRRQNSLGLSGWRKIIGQILVVVPFGIVGLSFPNADGQTPASPFVSLFRDIPVLSFMALGAIVGWLLYLAWIAFLGVAASNSVNVADGLDGLAAGSGIFVTSALALISFWQFKQPCDLDAISRGLQDACYQTRDPFDLAIIAASFIGALVGFLWWNAPKARVFMGDVGSMSIGGVIVALAILTRTEILLAVIAGVYVIASGSVILQRFYFKLTRGKRLFLMSPLHHHLEMRGWPEITIVVRMWIIAGLLALTGVGLFYVEWLVRS from the coding sequence GTGAGATCCCTGCTGACAGCCGCCGCGATCTCGCTCGCCTTCACCCTGTTCCTGACGCCGGTCTTCCTGCGGCTGTTCCGTGCATGGGGATGGGGCCAGGTGATCCGCACGCCGGAGAACGAGCACAACCCGAGCCACGGCGCAAAGCGCGGCACGGTCACGATGGGCGGCACGATCTTCATCGTCGGCAGCCTCGTCGGCTACTTCATCGGCACCTACGCGGGCGGCAACCCGCCCACGATCTCCGGGCTGCTCGTCATCTGGATGATGGTCGGCTTCGGCATCGTCGGCTTCATCGACGACTTCATGAAGGTGCGTCGCCAGAACAGCCTCGGACTCTCCGGCTGGCGCAAGATCATCGGCCAGATCCTGGTCGTCGTGCCGTTCGGCATCGTCGGGTTGAGCTTCCCGAACGCCGACGGGCAGACGCCCGCGAGCCCTTTCGTGTCACTCTTCCGCGATATCCCGGTGCTCTCCTTCATGGCGCTGGGCGCCATCGTCGGATGGCTGCTGTACCTCGCGTGGATCGCATTCCTGGGTGTCGCGGCCTCGAACTCGGTCAACGTCGCCGACGGCCTCGACGGCCTCGCCGCCGGCTCCGGGATCTTCGTCACGAGCGCCCTCGCCCTGATCTCCTTCTGGCAGTTCAAGCAGCCCTGCGACCTCGACGCGATCAGTCGAGGCCTGCAGGACGCCTGCTACCAGACGCGCGATCCGTTCGACCTCGCGATCATCGCCGCATCCTTCATCGGCGCCCTCGTCGGCTTCCTGTGGTGGAACGCTCCCAAGGCACGCGTGTTCATGGGTGATGTGGGCTCCATGTCGATCGGCGGCGTGATCGTCGCTCTCGCGATCCTCACCCGCACGGAGATCCTGCTGGCCGTCATCGCCGGCGTCTACGTCATCGCGTCCGGCTCCGTCATCCTCCAGCGGTTCTACTTCAAGCTCACGCGCGGCAAGCGGCTGTTCCTCATGAGCCCGCTGCACCACCATCTCGAGATGCGCGGCTGGCCCGAGATCACGATCGTGGTGCGGATGTGGATCATCGCCGGGCTCCTCGCGCTGACCGGCGTCGGTCTGTTCTATGTGGAATGGCTCGTGCGATCGTGA
- a CDS encoding UDP-N-acetylmuramoyl-tripeptide--D-alanyl-D-alanine ligase, with product MIALTLSRIAEILGGTLLPAGADDADTVVSGDVDTDSRQMRPGAIFVAKPGETTDGHLFVDAAVASGAVLAIVERPVDTAVSQIVVPDAVTALADLARAVVAEVRAGGRLRIVGITGSNGKTTTKNLLARILEPEGDTVAPRASFNNEVGAPLTMLRVTHDTRFLVSEFGASAPGAIAQLAGLVEPDMGVVLMVGMAHAGGFGGIEATFHAKSELVRALRPGGLAVLNVDDARVRAMAPIAAEQSVDVRWFGLGEDAAVRGTDVEVTASGTRFVLTVDGESRPVALRVLGAHHVMNALAAAAAATALGVAIDDVVTRLESVELAERWRMQPLGSDRVRIINDAYNASPDSMVAALRTLAQITGPQERMVAVLGAMSELGEYAGEEHDRIGELAVRLRIPRIVIIGQAARRMYLAAVAEGSWSDEAVFFDDDDAAYAYLMGELRDGDRVLVKSSNSAGLRFLGDRLGESFS from the coding sequence ATGATCGCACTCACACTCTCCCGCATCGCCGAGATCCTCGGCGGCACCCTGCTCCCCGCAGGCGCCGATGACGCCGACACCGTCGTATCCGGCGATGTCGACACCGACTCGCGCCAGATGCGCCCCGGCGCCATCTTCGTCGCCAAGCCCGGCGAGACGACAGACGGGCATCTCTTCGTCGATGCGGCCGTCGCCTCGGGCGCTGTCCTCGCCATCGTCGAGCGCCCTGTGGACACCGCGGTGTCCCAGATCGTCGTTCCCGACGCGGTCACGGCCCTCGCCGATCTCGCGCGCGCTGTCGTCGCCGAGGTGCGCGCGGGCGGACGCCTGCGAATCGTCGGGATCACCGGCTCCAACGGCAAGACGACCACCAAGAACCTGCTCGCCCGCATCCTGGAGCCGGAGGGCGACACGGTCGCGCCCCGTGCTTCCTTCAACAACGAGGTCGGCGCGCCGCTGACGATGCTGCGCGTCACCCACGACACGCGCTTCCTGGTGAGCGAGTTCGGTGCCAGCGCCCCGGGCGCGATCGCCCAGCTGGCAGGGCTCGTCGAACCCGACATGGGCGTCGTGCTGATGGTCGGTATGGCCCACGCCGGCGGCTTCGGCGGCATCGAGGCCACGTTCCACGCCAAGAGCGAGCTCGTCAGGGCGTTGCGCCCGGGCGGACTCGCCGTGCTCAACGTCGACGACGCTCGGGTGCGGGCCATGGCGCCCATCGCGGCCGAACAGTCCGTCGACGTGCGCTGGTTCGGCCTCGGTGAGGATGCCGCCGTGCGCGGCACCGATGTCGAAGTCACCGCATCCGGGACCCGCTTCGTCCTCACCGTCGACGGGGAGAGCCGCCCGGTGGCGCTTCGGGTCCTCGGCGCCCACCACGTGATGAACGCCCTCGCTGCGGCAGCGGCCGCCACCGCGCTGGGGGTGGCGATCGACGACGTCGTGACCCGCCTGGAGTCGGTGGAGCTCGCCGAACGCTGGCGTATGCAGCCGCTGGGATCCGACCGTGTGCGCATCATCAACGACGCGTACAACGCGAGTCCCGACTCGATGGTCGCGGCGCTGCGGACGCTGGCGCAGATCACGGGCCCGCAGGAGCGGATGGTCGCGGTCCTCGGGGCCATGAGCGAGCTGGGCGAGTATGCGGGGGAGGAGCACGACCGCATCGGCGAGCTCGCCGTCCGCCTGCGCATCCCGCGCATCGTGATCATCGGGCAGGCTGCGCGGCGCATGTACCTCGCAGCGGTCGCCGAGGGCTCGTGGAGCGACGAGGCCGTGTTCTTCGACGACGACGACGCCGCGTACGCGTACCTCATGGGGGAGCTCCGTGACGGTGATCGTGTGCTCGTGAAGTCGTCCAACTCCGCCGGGCTCCGCTTCCTCGGCGACCGTCTGGGAGAATCGTTCTCGTGA